The segment TCCTGTGTTTGCTGCAAATGATGTGTTGCGGTATTTAAACTATCAATAGGGGGTATCCCTAATGGCCCAGATAGGGGAATTGTTGACACGAATTAGGACCAAGAAAGATTTGTCCCTGCGAGATGTGGAACAGGCAACAAAAATCCGCATTAAATATCTGCGTGCATTAGAGGCAGAAGAATTTGAGCAAATTCCCGGTGAGGTCTATGTCATAGGTTTCTTACGTACCTATTGCCGTTACTTGGGTCTTGATGCCGATCTAATTGTTAATGAATATAGAGACCAGACAAAGATGTATAATGACCATGATGATGAAACGGATGCCGCCGAAAAAAGTACCTCCGAATCTTTAATGCAGTGGAAAAGGAACATTAAGGTTGTGGCTGCAGTGTGTATAGGCATACTAATATTAGCGGGATCTGTTGGTATGCTACTCTATTCAAGTGATGACAATGGATCAAAACCTGCGGTATCAGAAAGCAGTACACCTGATTTATCTCCTAATAACGATGTTTCAAAGGACGGGTCGGGGTCAGAGCATGCTGGGAACGTGTCCAACGAAAAAAATGAAGACAAAGAAAGAGATGAAACTGTACTGGAGAAAACAACAACGGCACCCGGAATTAACGCTGAAATCACCGTCGAGGCAGAAAAACGCTGTTGGGTAAAGTTTACTGTGGACGGTAACAATACGTACACAGGTACAATCGTTGGTCCGCTTAGTAAAACTATTAATGCAGAAGATAATTTTGCAGCAGTTTTTGGAAATGCCGGTGCGGTTTCAATAAAGGTGAACGGCAAACAGATAACTGATATTGGCGGCGATGGTGCCGTTAGCCATATGCAGATGGAAATAACTAACTCCGAGACGTTAATAGTACGGATTAATGGAAAGGAAAAAATGGAAATTAAGATTTCTACTGAGAAAGTCAGTAATCAATGAAGAAATAGGGAGGCAATAAACCATTAATGACTAGTGTAAAAATTGAAACACTTGGTTGCTCTAAAAACCTTGTAGACAGTGAAATAATTTTAGGGTCATTGGTACATGCAGGTATGCATTTAGTGGATGATTGTACAAACGCAGAAATTATTATTGTAAATACGTGCGGGTTTATTGCCCCGGCAAAGGAAGAGTCTATAAATACAATTCTTGAAATGGCAATGTATAAGGAGAACGGGAAGTGCAAGAAACTGGTGGTAACCGGGTGTATGGTAGGGAAATATGGCGTGGAATTGGCCAAGGAAATTCCCGAAATTGACCTGCTGGCTGAAAGCAGCGATGTTACTAAAATCGTTGATGCCCTGGGTTTAAGAGAAACTAGTGCAAACAACGCTCTATTACGAACAGAGACCACAAATATGCAGCATACCCGTTATTTGAAGATTTCTGAAGGGTGTAATAATAATTGCACATACTGTACGATTCCCCAGTTAAAGGGTAATTACAAAAGCAGGTCTATGGAGGAAATAGTGAAAGAAGCTGAATTTCTTGTTCAATCTGGGGCAAAGGAAATTGTTTTAGTGGCTCAGGATACGACTAGGTACGGTGTTGATTTATCTGGTAAAAGAATGCTAGCAAAGTTAGTCAAAGCATTAGTAAAGA is part of the Metallumcola ferriviriculae genome and harbors:
- a CDS encoding helix-turn-helix domain-containing protein, which encodes MAQIGELLTRIRTKKDLSLRDVEQATKIRIKYLRALEAEEFEQIPGEVYVIGFLRTYCRYLGLDADLIVNEYRDQTKMYNDHDDETDAAEKSTSESLMQWKRNIKVVAAVCIGILILAGSVGMLLYSSDDNGSKPAVSESSTPDLSPNNDVSKDGSGSEHAGNVSNEKNEDKERDETVLEKTTTAPGINAEITVEAEKRCWVKFTVDGNNTYTGTIVGPLSKTINAEDNFAAVFGNAGAVSIKVNGKQITDIGGDGAVSHMQMEITNSETLIVRINGKEKMEIKISTEKVSNQ